The following proteins are encoded in a genomic region of Ostrea edulis chromosome 7, xbOstEdul1.1, whole genome shotgun sequence:
- the LOC130047801 gene encoding myb-related transcription factor, partner of profilin-like, with protein MAEREGVESQSSQATKKRKPNWTADECLFLSKCVEEHKSILRAKFGTGVTTLKKREIWRKITDAINASSSTKRTVEEVEKKWHNIQMKGKAELADARRSVKQTGGGPAGKPLTPLAEAVGSVIGTNNISISGIPGTVDTTYLMLDRPKISTETTASTIESDGLVTQYLHVISTSESGDRQQQINFVTVPQPKACPTNVCTHTVIDPHLQKQKLELEIENLTLRNKFIRLQIERIEGVDTSSEL; from the exons ATGGCAGAAAGAGAAGGTGTTGAGAGTCAGTCATCACAGGCAACTAAGAAAAGAAAACCGAATTGGACAGCAGATGAATGCTTGTTTTTAAGCAAGTGTGTAGAAGAACATAAAAGTATCCTTCGAGCTAAATTCGGAACGGGGGTTACGACATTAAAGAAACGGGagatttggaggaaaatcacaGATGCCATCAATGCCTCTTCCTCCACCAAGCGAACGGTGGAGGAAGTTGAGAAGAAATGGCACAATATACAGATGAAGGGGAAAGCAGAGCTGGCAGACGCACGACGTAGTGTGAAACAAACGG gCGGTGGACCAGCGGGAAAGCCTTTAACGCCATTAGCAGAAGCAGTTGGGAGTGTTATTGGTAccaacaatataagtatcagtgGGATCCCTGGTACAGTTGACACAACATATCTAATGCTCGACAGACCAAAGATCAGCACGGAAACCACAGCGAGTACGAT TGAATCAGATGGCCTTGTGACTCAATATCTCCATGTCATCAGCACCAGTGAATCTGGAGATAGGCAGCAACAAATAAACTTTGTTACTGTCCCACAGCCAAAGGCATGTCCTACCAATGTTTGCACCCACACCGTAATTGACCCGCATCTGCAAAAGCAGAAGCTAGAACTGGAAATTGAGAATCTCACCCTCCGAAACAAGTTTATACGACTTCAGATTGAAAGAATTGAAGGAGTAGATACAAGTAGTGAATTATAA